In Mustela erminea isolate mMusErm1 chromosome 15, mMusErm1.Pri, whole genome shotgun sequence, the following proteins share a genomic window:
- the LOC116574504 gene encoding LOW QUALITY PROTEIN: zinc transporter 5-like (The sequence of the model RefSeq protein was modified relative to this genomic sequence to represent the inferred CDS: inserted 2 bases in 2 codons; deleted 2 bases in 1 codon; substituted 1 base at 1 genomic stop codon), translating into MEEKFGREVLAGPGGGGGGGGGLGPVDVPSARLTKYIVLLCFTKFLKAVGLFESYDLLKAVHIVQFIFILKLGTAFFMVLCQKPFSSGKSITKHQWIKIFKHAVAGCIISLLWFFGLTLCGPLRTLLLFEHSDIVVISLLGVLFTSSGGGPAKTRGAAFFIIAVICLLLFDNDELMAKMAEHPEGHHDSALTHMLYTAIAFLGVADHKXSRKLSVDVGGAKRLQALSRLVSVLLLCPWVIVLSVTTESKVESWFSLIMPFTTVIFFVMILDFYVDSICSVKMEVSKYACYGSFPIFISALLFGNFWTHPITDQLRALNKAAHQESTEHVLSEGVVVSAIFFILSANILSSPSKRGQKGTLIGXSPEGRPLYNFMGDAFQRISQSIPRFIKESLKQILEENDSRQIFYFLCLNLLFTFVELFYGMLTNSLGLISDGFHMLFDCSALVLGLFAALMSRWKATRIFSYGYGRIEILSGFISGLFLMVIPFFVFMESVARLIDPLELDTHMLTPVSVGGLIVNLIGICAFSHAHNHNHGASQGSCHSSDHSHSHHMHGHSDHGHGHSHGSAGRGMNANMXGVFLHVLADTLGSIGVIVSTVLREQFGWFIADPLCSLFIAILIFLSVVPLIKDACQVLLLRLPPEYEKELRLALEKIQKIEGLISYRDPHFWRHSASVVAGTIHIQVTSDVLEQRIVQQVTGILKDAGVNNLTIQVEKEAYFQHMSGLSTGFHDVLAMTKQMESMKYYKDGITSCEITQELPLGYEQ; encoded by the exons ATGGAGGAGAAATTCGGCCGGGAGGTGCTAGCCggccccggcggcggcggcggcggcggcggc ggccttGGGCCAGTGGACGTGCCCAGCGCTCGATTAACAAAATATATTGTGTTACTATGTTTCACTAAATTTTTGAAGGCTGTGGGACTTTTTGAATCATACGATCTCCTAAAAGCAGTTCACATTGttcaattcatttttatattaaaacttgGGACTGcattttttatggttttgtgtcaaaagccattttcttctggaaaaagtATTACCAAACACCAGTGgatcaaaatatttaaacatgcaGTTGCTGGGTGTATCATTTCACTCTTGTGGTTTTTTGGCCTCACTCTTTGTGGACCACTAAGGACTTTGCTGCTATTTGAACACAGTGATATTGTTGTCATCTCACTACTCGGTGTTTTGTTCACTAGTTCTGGAGGAGGACCAGCAAAGACAAGAGGGGCTGCTTTTTTCATTATTGCTGTAATCTGCCTATTGCTTTTCGACAATGATGAACTCATGGCTAAAATGGCTGAACACCCTGAAGGACATCATGACAGTGCTCTAACTCACATGCTTTACACAGCCATTGCCTTCTTAGGTGTGGCAGATCACA CTTCCAGAAAACTCTCTGTAGATGTTGGTGGAGCCAAACGTCTTCAAGCTTTATCCCGTCTTGTTTCTGTGCTTCTCTTGTGCCCATGGGTCATTGTTCTTTCTGTGACAACTGAGAGTAAAGTCGAGTCTTGGTTTTCTCTCATAATGCCTTTCACAACAGTTATCTTTtttgtcatgatcctggatttcTATGTCGATTCCATTTGTTCAGTCAAAATGGAAGTTTCCAAATATGCCTGCTATGGatcctttcccatttttattaGTGCTCTACTTTTTGGAAATTTTTGGACACATCCAATAACAGACCAGCTTCGAGCTTTGAACAAAGCAGCACACCAGGAAAGCACTGAACATGTCCTGTCTGAAGGAGTGGTAGTGAGCGCtatattcttcattttgtctGCCAACATCTTATCATCTCCTTCCAAGAGAGGACAGAAAGGCACCCTAATTGGATAGTCTCCTGAAGGAAGACCTCTTTATAATTTCATGGGTGATGCTTTCCAGCGTATCTCCCAATCGATCCCCAGGTTTATTAAGGAATCACTAAAACAAATTCTTGAGGAGAATGACTCTAGgcagatcttttacttcttgtGTTTGAATCTGCTTTTTACCTTTGTTGAATTATTCTATGGCATGTTGACCAATAGTCTGGGTCTGATCTCAGATGGATTTCACATGCTCTTTGACTGCTCTGCTTTGGTCCTGGGTCTTTTTGCAGCCTTGATGAGTAGATGGAAAGCAACTCGGATTTTTTCCTATGGGTATGGCCGAATAGAAATTCTCTCTGGATTTATTAGTGGACTTTTTCTAATGGTAATACCCTTTTTTGTGTTTATGGAGTCAGTGGCTAGATTAATTGATCCTCTGGAATTAGACACACATATGTTAACACCAGTCTCAGTTGGAGGGCTGATAGTAAACCTTATTGGTATCTGTGCCTTTAGCCATGCCCATAACCATAACCATGGAGCTTCTCAGGGAAGCTGTCATTCATCTGATCACAGTCATTCCCACCATATGCATGGACACAGTGACCATGGGCATGGTCACAGCCACGGATCTGCAGGCAGAGGCATGAATGCTAACA AGGGTGTATTTCTACATGTTTTGGCAGACACACTTGGCAGTATTGGTGTAATTGTATCCACAGTTCTTAGAGAGCAGTTTGGATGGTTCATTGCTGAtcccctgtgttctctctttatTGCTATATTAATATTTCTCAGTGTTGTTCCACTGATTAAAGATGCCTGTCAGGTTCTACTTTTGAGACTGCCACCAGAATATGAAAAAGAGCTACGTCTTGCTTtagaaaagatacagaaaattgaaggattaaTATCATACCGAGACCCTCATTTTTGGCGTCATTCAGCCAGTGTTGTGGCAGGAACAATTCATATACAGGTGACATCAGATGTGCTGGAACAAAGAATTGTACAGCAGGTTACAGGAATACTTAAAGATGCTGGAGTAAACAATTTAACAATTCAAGTGGAAAAAGAGGCATATTTTCAACATATGTCTGGCCTAAGTACTGGATTTCATGATGTTCTAGCTATGACAAAACAAATGGAGTCCATGAAATACTACAAAGATGGTATTACATCATGTGAGATAACTCAAGAATTACCTTTGGGATATGAACAATGA